A genomic segment from Nitrospira sp. encodes:
- a CDS encoding Adenylylsulfate kinase: MPHGARRNVPVCRFIERMEEAIPRQGFTVWLTGLPGAGKTTLARLLAQDLARRGLSVETLDGDEVRRQLGRDLGFTREDRNENVRRIAFVAGCITRAGAVAVVAAISPYAEARAEARKEIGRFVEVFVRCPLAVCVQRDPKGLYAKASRGEALHVTGISDPYEEPMHPDVIVDTDHELPEPSLATIVRYLDSARYL; the protein is encoded by the coding sequence ATGCCGCACGGAGCCCGCCGAAACGTTCCCGTGTGCCGGTTCATAGAAAGGATGGAGGAAGCAATCCCTCGGCAGGGTTTCACCGTCTGGTTGACCGGTCTTCCCGGTGCCGGGAAGACGACGCTCGCTCGATTACTGGCGCAGGACCTGGCTCGACGCGGTCTGTCGGTTGAAACGCTTGACGGCGATGAGGTTCGCCGGCAATTGGGAAGAGACTTGGGCTTCACCCGAGAGGATCGGAATGAAAATGTGCGCCGCATCGCCTTTGTGGCCGGGTGCATCACACGTGCCGGCGCCGTCGCAGTCGTCGCCGCGATCTCGCCCTATGCCGAAGCCCGGGCTGAGGCGCGCAAGGAAATCGGTCGATTTGTCGAAGTGTTCGTGCGCTGTCCGCTCGCCGTTTGTGTTCAGCGTGACCCGAAAGGACTCTACGCCAAAGCCTCACGGGGCGAGGCGCTTCATGTGACCGGCATATCGGATCCGTATGAGGAACCGATGCATCCGGACGTGATCGTCGATACGGATCACGAGCTTCCTGAACCGAGTCTGGCTACCATCGTGAGGTATCTGGATTCCGCTCGCTATCTTTAG
- a CDS encoding PepSY domain-containing protein: MKDSFTQSMDWLHTWGGLLFGWLLFVIFFSGTLTVFDKEITYWMQPELHHLPAAALNVDAVTRQLSTLGGNSDHWWIELPTNRLPVTKIFWKRQDQFEERLIEPLSGKPVAVRDTHGGEFFYRFHYQLHLDRVGVWVVGASALVMLVALVTGLVIHRRIFKDFFTFRPRSSPHRAWLDVHNLTGVLVLPFHFMITFTGLVIFGQIYIPAGVDLLYGGDEEQVVADMEQRIERSPQHNRAPLVSLETLERRAREHWDGGTTEWIEVHNPGDRHALVEITRRTDDRLALVSDRVTFDGATGETLQVWKATQPAFLTYSVVIGLHYIWFDKITIRWLYFLMGLAASVMIATGLVLWTVKRRARHFDAATTVWYRLVERLNIAIVAGLPIATAAFFWSNRLLPTDLAGRALWEMRMFFLTWGFCVLHAFLRREWSAAWKEQLYGGGALFACLPLLNMATTQSHMLITIPNEMWRLAGIDLTSLATGLLLGWGGRHVGRIGTASQPASEPVLETQQV; this comes from the coding sequence ATGAAAGACAGCTTCACACAATCGATGGATTGGCTGCACACCTGGGGCGGATTGCTCTTTGGATGGCTCTTGTTTGTTATTTTCTTCAGCGGGACCCTGACCGTATTCGACAAGGAAATCACCTATTGGATGCAGCCGGAACTGCATCATCTGCCGGCCGCCGCACTCAATGTCGACGCCGTCACGCGACAGTTGTCGACGCTGGGCGGCAATTCGGATCACTGGTGGATCGAGCTTCCCACCAACCGACTCCCGGTCACGAAGATCTTCTGGAAGAGGCAGGATCAATTCGAGGAACGGCTGATCGAACCGCTCTCAGGCAAGCCGGTGGCCGTTCGTGACACGCACGGTGGGGAGTTCTTTTATCGGTTCCACTATCAGTTGCATTTAGACCGTGTCGGCGTATGGGTCGTCGGAGCCTCCGCCCTGGTCATGCTCGTGGCGTTAGTGACCGGACTGGTCATTCATCGCCGGATCTTCAAAGACTTTTTCACCTTCCGTCCCAGATCGTCGCCCCATCGCGCGTGGTTGGATGTTCACAATCTGACCGGTGTGCTCGTACTGCCCTTCCATTTCATGATCACCTTTACCGGGCTGGTGATTTTTGGGCAGATCTACATTCCGGCCGGAGTCGATCTCTTGTATGGCGGCGATGAGGAACAAGTCGTCGCCGATATGGAGCAGCGCATCGAGCGGTCTCCGCAACACAACCGAGCGCCGTTGGTTTCCTTGGAGACACTTGAACGGAGAGCTCGCGAGCATTGGGACGGCGGGACGACCGAATGGATCGAAGTCCACAATCCCGGCGATCGGCACGCACTCGTAGAAATCACGCGCCGCACAGACGACCGGCTGGCATTGGTCTCCGATCGAGTCACATTCGACGGTGCGACCGGGGAGACGCTTCAAGTTTGGAAAGCCACTCAACCGGCTTTTCTGACCTATTCCGTGGTGATCGGCCTTCATTATATTTGGTTCGACAAGATCACGATCCGGTGGCTCTATTTCTTGATGGGGCTCGCCGCCAGCGTCATGATCGCCACGGGACTCGTGCTTTGGACCGTCAAGCGGCGTGCGCGCCATTTTGACGCGGCCACGACAGTGTGGTACCGGCTTGTTGAGCGACTGAATATCGCTATCGTGGCGGGCCTCCCGATCGCCACGGCAGCTTTCTTCTGGAGCAACCGCCTCCTCCCGACCGACCTTGCAGGCAGGGCGCTGTGGGAAATGCGCATGTTCTTTCTGACCTGGGGCTTCTGCGTCCTCCACGCTTTTCTGAGGCGTGAATGGTCCGCCGCCTGGAAAGAACAGTTATACGGCGGCGGCGCGCTCTTTGCGTGTTTGCCGCTGCTCAATATGGCCACCACACAGAGTCACATGCTGATCACCATCCCCAATGAGATGTGGAGGTTGGCCGGGATCGACCTGACCAGTCTGGCGACAGGACTGCTCCTTGGGTGGGGGGGGCGGCACGTTGGGCGGATCGGGACCGCGTCGCAGCCTGCGAGCGAGCCGGTTCTCGAAACACAGCAGGTGTGA
- a CDS encoding Transposase, translating to MRQQVLRAPPRQRRVPADTGLQSPTAVSPNVLNHQFDVPTSKRKWVADFTYLWTAEGWFYVAAVIDLFSRRMASWSMQATMTAQLVTDASVMAIWRRGKPEAVLHHSDRGSQYASEPFQRLPAHQDLACSMSRSDNCWDKVAMERCFSC from the coding sequence ATGCGGCAACAGGTCTTGCGGGCACCGCCCAGACAGCGTCGAGTGCCTGCCGATACCGGCCTGCAGTCGCCGACCGCGGTTTCGCCGAATGTGCTCAATCACCAGTTTGACGTCCCGACCTCGAAGCGCAAATGGGTGGCCGATTTCACGTATCTCTGGACGGCCGAAGGGTGGTTCTACGTCGCCGCCGTCATCGATCTTTTCTCCCGACGGATGGCGAGCTGGTCTATGCAGGCGACGATGACGGCCCAATTGGTCACCGATGCGTCGGTCATGGCCATCTGGCGACGGGGCAAGCCCGAGGCCGTGTTACATCACTCGGATCGAGGCAGCCAATACGCCAGCGAGCCGTTCCAACGGCTCCCGGCGCACCAGGACTTAGCTTGTAGTATGAGCCGCTCCGACAACTGTTGGGACAAGGTCGCGATGGAACGCTGCTTTTCCTGCTGA